Below is a genomic region from Nocardioides panacis.
ACGGCCAGCAAGCACCCCAAGGACCACTTCGACTTCTTCCCCCTCACGATCGACGTGGAGGAGCGGATGTACGCCGTGGGCCAGATCCCCGGCTCGTTCTTCCGCAGCGAGGGCCGTCCGGGCGAGGACGCCATCCTCACCTGCCGGCTGATCGACCGGCCGCTGCGCCCGACCTTCAAGAAGGGTCTGCGCAACGAGGTCCAGGTCGTCATCACCGTGCTGGCGCTCGACCCCGACCAGCCGTACGACGTGCTGGCCATCAACGCGGCCTCGATGTCCACCCAGCTCTCCGGCCTGCCGTTCTCCGGCCCGGTCGGCGGCGTGCGCGTCGCGCTGATCGAGGGCCAGTGGGTCGCCTTCCCCTCGCACTCGCAGCTCGAGGACGCCGTGTTCGACATGGTCGTCGCGGGCCGGGTCACCGAGACCGGCGACGTCGCGATCATGATGGTCGAGGCGGAGGCCACCGAGCGCACCTTCGAGCTCGTGCAGGGCGGCGTCCAGGCGCCGACCGAGGAGGTCGTGGCCGGTGGCCTCGACGCCGCGAAGCCCTTCATCAAGCAGCTCATCGAGGCCCAGGTCGAGCTGGCCAAGCAGGCCGCGAAGCCGATCAAGGACTTCCCGATCTTCCTCGACTACGAGGACGACGCCTACGACGCCGTCGAGAAGGCCGCCCAGACGGACCTCTCCGCCGCCCTCACGATCCCCGGCAAGCTGGACCGCGAGTCCCGCATGGACGAGATCAAGGACACCGTGCTGGAGAAGCTCGGTGCCGACTTCGAGGGTCGCGAGAAGGAGCTCGGCGCCGCGTTCCGGTCGCTGACCAAGAAGCTGGTGCGCGAGCGCGTGCTGCGCGACAAGGTCCGCATCGACGGCCGTGGCCTCACCGACATCCGGACGCTGTCCGCCGAGGTCGGCGTGATCCCGCGGGTGCACGGCTCGGCGCTGTTCGAGCGCGGCGAGACCCAGATCCTGGGTGTCACGACGCTGAACATGCTGTCCCTCGAGCAGAAGCTCGACACGCTCTCCCCGGAGAAGTCGCGTCGGTACATGCACAAGTACGTCTTCCCGCCCTACTCCACCGGTGAGACCGGTCGGGTGGGTTCGCCGAAGCGTCGCGAGGTCGGCCACGGTGCGCTCGCGCGCCGCGCGCTGCTCCCGGTGCTGCCGACGCGTGAGGAGTTCCCCTACGCGATCCGTCAGCTCTCCGAGGCGATGGGCTCCAACGGCTCCACCTCGATGGGCTCGGTCTGCGCCTCGACCCTGTCGCTGCTGCAGGCCGGTGTGCCGCTGAAGGCCCCCGTCGCCGGCATCGCGATGGGCCTCATCTCCGGTGAGGTCGACGGCAAGACCGAGTACGTCGCGATCACCGACATCCTCGGCGCCGAGGACGCGTTCGGCGACATGGACTTCAAGGTCGCCGGCACGCCGGAGTTCGTCACCGCCCTGCAGCTCGACACCAAGCTCGACGGCATCCCCGCCGACGTGCTGGCCGCCGCGCTGACCCAGGCCAAGGACGCCCGGATGTCCATCCTCGAGGTGATGGCCGAGGCCATCTCCACCCCCGAGGAGATGTCGCTGCACGCCCCGCGGATCATCACCGTGAAGATCCCCGTGGACAAGATCGGCGAGGTCATCGGGCCCAAGGGCAAGATGATCAACCAGATCCAGGACGACACCGGCGCCCAGATCAGCATCGAGGACGACGGCACGATCTACATCGGCGCCACCAACGGCGAGTCCGCCGAGGCGGCCCGGTCGATCATCAACGGGATCGCGAACCCGACCATGCCCGAGGTCGGCGAGCGCTACCTCGGCACGGTCGTCAAGACGACGAACTTCGGCGCCTTCATCTCGCTGCTCCCCGGCAAGGACGGACTGCTGCACATCAGCAAGCTCCGCGGCCTCGCCGGCGGCAAGCGCGTGGAGAACGTCGAGGACGTGGTCTCCGTCGGCCAGAAGATCCAGGTCGAGATCGGCGAGATCGACGACCGGGGCAAGCTGTCCCTGATCCCGGTCCTCGACGAGTCCGCCGAGGCCGAGTCCGCCGACGAGTCCGCCGAGTAACTTGGCGGTCTCTGCAGCACAGCAGAAGCCCGGCACGACCCGCACCCTCCTGTCCGCCAAGGACGGGGGAGCACTGGTGAAGCGCACCGTGCTCCCCGGGGGGGCTGCGGGTCGTGACCGAGGCCATGCCCGGCGTCCGGTCCGCCTCCATCGGGGTGTGGGTCGGCGTCGGGTCCCGGGACGAGTCACCGAGCCTGTCCGGGGCCTCGCACTTCCTCGAGCACGTCCTCTTCCGGGGCACCCCGACGCGCACCGCGTTGGACATCTCGGTCGAGCTCGACGAGGTGGGCGGTGAGTTCAACGCCTTCACCGCGAAGGAGTACACCTGCTTCCACGCGCGGGTCCTCGACGAGGACCTGCCGCTGGCGGTCGACGTCCTCGGCGACATGCTCACCTCCTCGACGGTCACCGCCGAGGACGTGGAGGCCGAGCGCGAGGTGATCCTCGACGAGATCGCCATGCACGACGACGACCCCGACGACGTGGTGGGCAACCTCTACTCCGAGAAGGCCTGGGGCACCTCGCCGCTGGGCCGTCCGATCGCGGGCACCGTCGACTCGATCCGGTCGCTGACCCGCGCCCAGATCGTGCGCTACTACCGGTCCCGCTACTCCCCGGAGAACATGGTCGTCGCGGTCGCCGGCAACGTCGACCACACGACCGTCGTGCGCCAGGTGCGCACGGCGTTCTCCCGGGCCGGCTTCCTCGCCGACCGGTCCGCCCGTCCGCTGCCGGTCCGGCGCGGCCACCGCGCCCGTCGTACGACGACCGGGGACGTGGTGATGAGCCGCCCGTTCGAGCAGGTCAACCTGGTGCTCGGCGTCAACGGCCTGGTCCGCACCGACGAGCGGCGCTACGCGCTCGGGGTGCTGAACGCCGCGCTCGGCGGCGGCACCTCCTCGCGGCTGTTCCAGGAGGTCCGCGAGGCCCGGGGGCTGGCCTACTCGGTCTACTCCTACGCCTCGCACTACACCGACGCCGGCACCGTCGCGGTCGCCGTCGGCTGCCTGCCCTCGAAGGTCACCGACGTGCTGGCCGTGGTCCGCGGCGAGCTCGGCCGGCTCGCCGACGGGGGCATCTCCGAGGTCGAGCTGCAGCGCGGCAAGGGCCAGCTGCGCGGCGGCCTGGTGCTCGCGCTCGAGGACTCCGGCTCCCGGATGTCCCGGATCGCCAAGGCCGAGCTGCTCTACGACGAGCTGCCGAGCATCGACGAGGTGCTGCGCCGCGTCCAGGACGTGACCCTCGACGACGTGAACGCGCTGGCCCGCGGGCTGTTCCGCCAGCAGCAGACGCTCGCCGTGGTCGGCCCGTTCGACGCGCTGCCCGGCTGAGGGCCGCTCAGGCCGCGGTCAGGGCGAGGTGCGCCCCCGCACAGGCGCACGCCCACAGCACGCTGGCGAACGTGCCGATGATGAACCGCTCGGCGACCCCGCCCGAGGCGGCCACGCCGTCGGCGCCGGGGGGAGTGCCCCGCAGCTCGGAGTAGCGGCCGAGGCCCTTGAGGGCCAGCACGACCGCGATGCCCTCGGGCCAGCCGGCGATGATCGCGGCGAACACCGCGCACCGCTCGAACGCCCCGATCCAGGCGCCGCCGCGCAGCACCTCGCCGGCCCGGTCCATGGTGTCCGGCCGGCTGCTGCCGCGGTCGACGAGCCAGAGCACCGTGGCGGTGACGGGGCTGCCGCCGAGGACGGCGACCAGGAACAGGTCGACCAGGATCGTGCGGCCCGGCACGGAGGTGGCGCCGGTCACCCCGCCGCCGACCACCCCGACCAGGGCGACCAGCGCGAGGACCCCGACGATGACGAAGGCGGCGAGGTGCTGCCCGAGCGAGCGCCCGGTCAGGGCGAGCGCCACGAAGGCGGCCACCACGACCAGCCCGAGCAGCCCGAGCAGCAGGGCGACGACGAGGGTCATCGGCGGTCCTCCTTCTCGGTCCTCGGGGCATTCGGGGTGCTGCCGGCCGGTCCGGCCAGCAGGTCGGCGAGCAGGTCGCCCGCCAGCCGACGGGCGCGGCGCTCGTCGACCAGGCCGGCGGCCTGGGCGCGCTGGCTGACGGCCGACTGGCTGATCCCGAGCCGTCGGCCCGCCTCGACGTGGGACAGGCCCTCGTCCAGCGCGTCGACGACCTCCCAGCCGCGGTCGGTGCGGCGTTCGAGGATCCCGGCCCACAGCCACAGCACCGTCTCCAGCTGCTCAGCACGGTAGTCCTCGCCACCGACAGCGATCCGGTGCGGCACGGACTTCGCCCGGGTGACGGCGTCGCGGGCGTGCAGGTACGCCGCCCCGCGACCGGCCCGGGTGTCGGCGGGCAGCGGCTCCTCGACCGGCCCGACCCCGACCCCGACCGACCAGCCGCCGGCCCGCAGCAGGAGGCCGATCGTGCCCACCGCGGCGTCGGCGTCGGCGAGCACCGCCTGCACCTCGTCGCCGACCGTGCGCTGGAAGGGGCGCAGCAGGCCGGGGGCCCCGGCCAGCCGGGCGAGCAGGTCCGGCACCTCGTCGGCGTGCGAGCGGCTGTCCCGCTGGTCCACCGTGAGCACCACGACCATGGGGCCTCCTCATCAGGTCCAGGACTGATATCTGAATACATTAGACCAGAACCTTATGGGAGGGAAGATCAGTCGGAGACCTGATCCCGCTCCCGGCGCGTCCCCGGTCGGAGCCAGCCACTAGGTTGGACGTGTGAGCGCACAGCGGATGAAGGTCGGCGTCCTCGGGGCGCGGGGCAAGGTCGGCGCGGAGGTGTGCCGGGCCGTGCGGGCCGCCGACGACCTCGAGCTGGTCGCGGCGGTGGACACCGGAGAGGCCGACGACCGTCTCGACGACCTGGTCGCCGCCGGTGCCGAGGCCGTCGTGGACTTCACCCACCCCGACGTGGTGATGGCGAACCTCGAGCACTGCGTCTCCCACGGCATCCACGCCGTCGTCGGCACCACCGGCTTCGACGACGACCGGCTCGCCCGGCTGCGGGGCTGGCTCGAGAAGTCACCGGGCACCGGCGTGCTGGTCGCCCCCAACTTCTCCATCGGCGCGATCTTGATGATGCGGTTCGCCGCCGAGGCCGCCGCGTTCTACGAGTCCGTCGAGATCGTCGAGCTGCACCACCCCGACAAGGCCGACGCGCCCTCCGGCACCGCCTGCCGTACGGCGTCCCTGATCGCCGAGGCCCGGGCGGCCGCCGGCGCCGGACCGATCCCCGACGCCACCTCGACCTCGCTCCCGGGGGCCCGGGGCGCCGAGGTGGACGGCATCCGGGTGCACGGCCTGCGGATCCGCGGGCTGGTCGCCCACCAGGAGGTGATCCTCGGCGGCGAGGGGGAGACCCTCACGATCCGGCACGACTCGCTCGACCGGGTCTCCTTCACCCCCGGCGTGCTGCTCGGCCTGCGCTCCATCGGCTCCGCGCCCGGGCTGACCGTCGGGCTCGAGTCGTTCATGGGCCTGGACCGGGGGTGAGCGTGCGCACGAAGGCCACCCTCGCGGTGATGGTGCTCGTCCTGGTGTTCTACGCCGTGTTCATCGGGGTCCGCGGCGTCGGGCTGCTGGGCAGCGGCTCGGTCGTCGGCGTCCTGCTCGGCGCGGCGCTGCTGGTGCTGCCGCTGCTCGGGCTGCTCCTGGTGGGGCGCGAGATCGAGTTCGGGCGACGTACCTCCGTGCTGGCGGCCGCCCTCGAGGCCGAGGGCGGGCTGCCGGTCGACGACCTGCCGCGCCGTCCCTCGGGCCGGGTGGACCGGGGCGCCGCCGACGCGCAGTTCGCGCAGATGCGCGAGCAGGCCGAGGCGCGGCCCGACGACTGGCGGTCCTGGTTCCGGCTCGCGTTGGCCTACGACGCGGCCGGCGACCGGACCCGGGCCCGCGAGGCCGCGCGGCACGCCCTGACGCTGCACGGCTGACCCGACATACTCGGAGCATGAACCGACCGACCGCCTCGCACGTGACCGTCCCGACCGACGCCGGGGAGATGCCCGCGCGGCTCTGGGTGCCGGAGTCCGGCAGCGGTCCCGGGCTGCTGCTGCTCCAGGAGATCTTCGGGGTCAGCGCGTACATCGCGCGCCGCGGCGCCGACCTCGCCGCCGCGGGGTACGTCGTGCTGGCGCCCGAGCTCTACTGGCGGCTGGACCCCGAGCCGATCGACGAGGGCCGGCCGGGTGCGATCGAGAAGGCGATGGGCCGCGCCCAGCAGCTCGACTGGCAGACCACCGTCGGCGACTCGGTGGCCGCGCTGCACGCCCTGGAGGGCCGCGCGGAGGTCGCCGGCGGCACCGGCGTGATCGGGTTCTGCTTCGGCGGCGGGCTCGCGTTCAACGTCGCCGCGGTCGCGGACCCCGCGGTGCTGGTCAGCTACTACGGCTCCGCGCTTCCCGGGCTGCTGGACCTCGCCCCGCGGGTGACCGCGCCGAGCCTGCACCACTTCGGCACCGCCGACGCCTACCTCGACCCGGCCACCGTGGAGAAGATCCGCGAGGCGGTCACCGCGGCCGGCACGCCCGTCGAGTTCGAGCTCTACGACGGGGCCGACCACGCCTTCGACAACGACGACTTCGTGCTGCACCACCCGGAGGCGTCGCGGGCCGCCTGGCGCCGGACCCTGGACTTCCTGGCCCGCGAGCTCCCCCTCGGATGAGCACGTTCTTCGTC
It encodes:
- a CDS encoding polyribonucleotide nucleotidyltransferase; this translates as MTEGPEIYAVETVLDNGKFGTRTVKFESGFLARQAAGSVTAYLDDETMLLSATTASKHPKDHFDFFPLTIDVEERMYAVGQIPGSFFRSEGRPGEDAILTCRLIDRPLRPTFKKGLRNEVQVVITVLALDPDQPYDVLAINAASMSTQLSGLPFSGPVGGVRVALIEGQWVAFPSHSQLEDAVFDMVVAGRVTETGDVAIMMVEAEATERTFELVQGGVQAPTEEVVAGGLDAAKPFIKQLIEAQVELAKQAAKPIKDFPIFLDYEDDAYDAVEKAAQTDLSAALTIPGKLDRESRMDEIKDTVLEKLGADFEGREKELGAAFRSLTKKLVRERVLRDKVRIDGRGLTDIRTLSAEVGVIPRVHGSALFERGETQILGVTTLNMLSLEQKLDTLSPEKSRRYMHKYVFPPYSTGETGRVGSPKRREVGHGALARRALLPVLPTREEFPYAIRQLSEAMGSNGSTSMGSVCASTLSLLQAGVPLKAPVAGIAMGLISGEVDGKTEYVAITDILGAEDAFGDMDFKVAGTPEFVTALQLDTKLDGIPADVLAAALTQAKDARMSILEVMAEAISTPEEMSLHAPRIITVKIPVDKIGEVIGPKGKMINQIQDDTGAQISIEDDGTIYIGATNGESAEAARSIINGIANPTMPEVGERYLGTVVKTTNFGAFISLLPGKDGLLHISKLRGLAGGKRVENVEDVVSVGQKIQVEIGEIDDRGKLSLIPVLDESAEAESADESAE
- a CDS encoding M16 family metallopeptidase, with protein sequence MTEAMPGVRSASIGVWVGVGSRDESPSLSGASHFLEHVLFRGTPTRTALDISVELDEVGGEFNAFTAKEYTCFHARVLDEDLPLAVDVLGDMLTSSTVTAEDVEAEREVILDEIAMHDDDPDDVVGNLYSEKAWGTSPLGRPIAGTVDSIRSLTRAQIVRYYRSRYSPENMVVAVAGNVDHTTVVRQVRTAFSRAGFLADRSARPLPVRRGHRARRTTTGDVVMSRPFEQVNLVLGVNGLVRTDERRYALGVLNAALGGGTSSRLFQEVREARGLAYSVYSYASHYTDAGTVAVAVGCLPSKVTDVLAVVRGELGRLADGGISEVELQRGKGQLRGGLVLALEDSGSRMSRIAKAELLYDELPSIDEVLRRVQDVTLDDVNALARGLFRQQQTLAVVGPFDALPG
- a CDS encoding transposase, giving the protein MVVVLTVDQRDSRSHADEVPDLLARLAGAPGLLRPFQRTVGDEVQAVLADADAAVGTIGLLLRAGGWSVGVGVGPVEEPLPADTRAGRGAAYLHARDAVTRAKSVPHRIAVGGEDYRAEQLETVLWLWAGILERRTDRGWEVVDALDEGLSHVEAGRRLGISQSAVSQRAQAAGLVDERRARRLAGDLLADLLAGPAGSTPNAPRTEKEDRR
- the dapB gene encoding 4-hydroxy-tetrahydrodipicolinate reductase — its product is MKVGVLGARGKVGAEVCRAVRAADDLELVAAVDTGEADDRLDDLVAAGAEAVVDFTHPDVVMANLEHCVSHGIHAVVGTTGFDDDRLARLRGWLEKSPGTGVLVAPNFSIGAILMMRFAAEAAAFYESVEIVELHHPDKADAPSGTACRTASLIAEARAAAGAGPIPDATSTSLPGARGAEVDGIRVHGLRIRGLVAHQEVILGGEGETLTIRHDSLDRVSFTPGVLLGLRSIGSAPGLTVGLESFMGLDRG
- a CDS encoding dienelactone hydrolase family protein, translated to MNRPTASHVTVPTDAGEMPARLWVPESGSGPGLLLLQEIFGVSAYIARRGADLAAAGYVVLAPELYWRLDPEPIDEGRPGAIEKAMGRAQQLDWQTTVGDSVAALHALEGRAEVAGGTGVIGFCFGGGLAFNVAAVADPAVLVSYYGSALPGLLDLAPRVTAPSLHHFGTADAYLDPATVEKIREAVTAAGTPVEFELYDGADHAFDNDDFVLHHPEASRAAWRRTLDFLARELPLG